Genomic window (Thomasclavelia spiroformis DSM 1552):
AAAAAATTATTGGAATGGCAACCGTTATTGGCATCATTATTTGAAGATGATGATATAAAGATTATAGATATTAATTCACGTAAATTTGAGGCGTATAATAGCAAAGAAAGTCGAATACTTTATTTAAAAGATGTTAGTGATTATGTAGGAGTAGCTAAAGAATTTGAAGATCAACAGATATGTGTAGCTTATATAACGATTGATAATTATGAAGAATCAATTGAACTAGCAGATGAACAAAGTGCTGCTTCAATTCAATCGGTATCAAGACAAACTATGCTTGATTGGGCTAAGGAAAATGGTGTAATCTTAAAAAGATATAAAAGCGATGGTTATATCGCAATATTTAATGAACGTACTTATCGAAAACAAGTAGAAGATAAATTTGTTTTACTAGATACTTTTAGAGAAAAAAGTGAAGAATTAGGACAAGTTATGACTTTATCAATTGGAATTGGGCGAGGTAGTAATATTTTACGTGAACTTGATGAATTAGCATTTTCAGCTTTATCATTATGTTATTCACGTGGCGGTGATCAAGTTACTGTAAAATCAAATGATGAGCCAATTCGTTATTTTGGTGGAGATAGTGAAAGTTTTGAAAAATCTAGTATGATTAGAGCTAGAGTTATTGCGCAAACATTAGCTGGCTTGATAAAGCAAGCTGATAATATCTTTATCATGGGGCATAAACAATCTGATTTTGATTCATTTGGGGCTTCAATTGCAATGTATGCATTATGTAGAGCCTATGATAAAAAAGCGTATATTATTATAAATTATGATTCACTAGAAGAAAAAACGGCAGTAGTTGCAAAGAATTTAATGGATGATGAAAGATATCGAGATGTGTTTATTTCAGCTGGTTATGTTCATGAGGTAGTATCACCAAAAAGTTTATTAGTTGCAGTTGATAATCATAAGCCATCACTTGCAATTGATGAAAATATTTTAGATATTGTTAATAATAAGGTTGTCATTGATCATCATCGTCGTGGGGAAGAATTTATCGATTTACCACTTTTAACTTATTTAGAGCCGGCAGCCTCATCTACTGTAGAGTTAATTGTAGAACTTTTTGAATATCAAAAAGAAGAAATTAGTGTAACTGAACGTGAAGCAACGATCATGTATACGGGAATGTTGATAGATACTAATTATTTTAGGACTAGAGTAGGAACAAGAACATTTCAAGCTGCGGCTAAATTAAAAGAATTACAGGCAAATGTAGGAGAAGCATATAAGTATTTAGAAGATGATTATGATACTACATTGACAAAATTATCAATTACGCAAACGGCTTATAAATATGGAAAAGATATCTTGATTGCTTTTGGAAAGGCAGATAAAATATATAGTAGAACATTATTGGCAAAAGCTGGTAATGAGTTATTAGGAATTAGTGGTGTAAAGGCAGTTTTTATTGTAGGAAAAACTGGGAAGGATGAAGTATCAATTAGTTCTAGAAGTACCCGTGATATAAATGTTCAATTAATTATGGAAAAATTAGGTGGTGGAGGTCATTTTTCAATGGCAGCTTGTCAATTGAAAAATGAAACTGTTACAGGTGCCATTAATTTATTAGAAGAAGCGATTAATAATTATTTAGATGAAAGGAAGAGTGAATAATGAAAGTTATTTTATTACAAGATGTTAAGAAATTAGGGAAAAAAGGAGATACTGTAAAAGTTGCTGATGGTTATGGGCAAAACTTTTTGATTAAAAATAAATTAGCTGTTTTGGAAACAGATACAAGTCGTAAAATTGTAGAAAATGAAAAGGAAAAAGCTCATCAAGTTGATTTAGAAAATCAAGCTAAGGCTAAAGAATTAGCTAAAAGAATTGAGGAAATTACTCTTGAATTTACTTTAAAATCTGGAAAAGATGGAAAGACGTTTGGAAGCATTTCAACTAAACAAGTAGTAGAGAAGTTAAGAGATGAGTACGATATTAAAATAGATAAAAGAAAGTTTATTGACGGACATCCAATTGGAGGACTTGGTTATACAAAATTAAAAGTTGATTTATATAAAGGAATAGTTGCAACAATTAATGTTCATTTAAAAGAACAATAGGAGAATATTATGACAACTCGTAAATATCCTCATGATATAGAGGCAGAAAGATCATTGTTAGGAGCAATGTTAATATCAAAAGATATATGTATTGATATCTTAAATAAAACA
Coding sequences:
- a CDS encoding DHH family phosphoesterase, which gives rise to MTVKMSRLKNIVIVLLLCEIVLAILGHIFISSSTSLTLLIYIFVKNIIIISIIFYAISIIKDNNMSVSDVLGDEAKNALIFGGIGLVKYDENRNVVWVSDLLHEMDINIIGKKLLEWQPLLASLFEDDDIKIIDINSRKFEAYNSKESRILYLKDVSDYVGVAKEFEDQQICVAYITIDNYEESIELADEQSAASIQSVSRQTMLDWAKENGVILKRYKSDGYIAIFNERTYRKQVEDKFVLLDTFREKSEELGQVMTLSIGIGRGSNILRELDELAFSALSLCYSRGGDQVTVKSNDEPIRYFGGDSESFEKSSMIRARVIAQTLAGLIKQADNIFIMGHKQSDFDSFGASIAMYALCRAYDKKAYIIINYDSLEEKTAVVAKNLMDDERYRDVFISAGYVHEVVSPKSLLVAVDNHKPSLAIDENILDIVNNKVVIDHHRRGEEFIDLPLLTYLEPAASSTVELIVELFEYQKEEISVTEREATIMYTGMLIDTNYFRTRVGTRTFQAAAKLKELQANVGEAYKYLEDDYDTTLTKLSITQTAYKYGKDILIAFGKADKIYSRTLLAKAGNELLGISGVKAVFIVGKTGKDEVSISSRSTRDINVQLIMEKLGGGGHFSMAACQLKNETVTGAINLLEEAINNYLDERKSE
- the rplI gene encoding 50S ribosomal protein L9, which encodes MKVILLQDVKKLGKKGDTVKVADGYGQNFLIKNKLAVLETDTSRKIVENEKEKAHQVDLENQAKAKELAKRIEEITLEFTLKSGKDGKTFGSISTKQVVEKLRDEYDIKIDKRKFIDGHPIGGLGYTKLKVDLYKGIVATINVHLKEQ